One stretch of bacterium DNA includes these proteins:
- a CDS encoding thiamine pyrophosphate-dependent enzyme, with the protein MPSFKEIALTTRQRLSGGHRMCAGCGATMLMRQVLHSLDAEDEVVVTAATGCMEVSTTIYPYTAWRCSYIHNAFENAGATCSGVETAYRALKKKGKMPHNFKFLAFGGDGGTYDIGLQSLSGAMERGHNMVYICYDNEGYMNTGYQRSGSTPHGASTTTAPAGKVSYGKPQFNKDLTGILAAHRLPYVAQAIPAKPNDLMKKARTAFYTEGPCFINCLSPCIPGWKISPNETVQTGLLAVETCFWPLYEVVDGEWKLNFKPKEKKPVVDWLQGQGRFRHLFKPELRQDIIDEIQAEIDRRWHELLVKCGEGA; encoded by the coding sequence ATGCCCAGTTTCAAAGAGATAGCCCTCACGACGCGGCAGCGGCTCTCCGGGGGCCACCGCATGTGCGCGGGCTGCGGCGCCACGATGCTCATGCGCCAGGTCCTCCACAGCCTGGACGCCGAGGACGAGGTCGTCGTCACCGCGGCCACGGGGTGCATGGAGGTCTCCACGACCATCTACCCCTACACGGCCTGGCGGTGCTCCTACATCCACAACGCCTTCGAGAACGCCGGCGCCACCTGCTCCGGTGTCGAGACCGCCTACCGCGCCCTGAAGAAGAAGGGCAAGATGCCCCACAACTTCAAGTTCCTGGCCTTCGGCGGCGACGGCGGCACGTACGACATCGGCCTGCAAAGCCTTTCGGGGGCCATGGAGCGCGGGCACAACATGGTGTACATCTGCTACGACAACGAGGGCTACATGAACACCGGCTACCAGCGGTCCGGCTCGACGCCCCACGGCGCCAGCACCACCACCGCCCCCGCCGGCAAGGTATCCTACGGCAAGCCCCAGTTCAACAAGGACCTGACCGGGATTCTGGCCGCCCACCGCCTGCCCTACGTGGCCCAGGCCATCCCCGCCAAGCCCAACGATCTAATGAAAAAGGCCCGGACCGCCTTCTACACCGAGGGTCCCTGCTTCATCAACTGCCTCTCGCCCTGCATCCCGGGGTGGAAAATCTCCCCCAACGAGACGGTCCAGACCGGCCTGCTGGCGGTGGAAACCTGCTTCTGGCCCCTGTACGAGGTCGTTGACGGCGAGTGGAAGCTCAACTTCAAGCCCAAGGAGAAGAAGCCCGTCGTGGATTGGCTTCAGGGGCAGGGGCGCTTCCGCCACCTGTTCAAGCCGGAGCTCCGGCAGGACATCATTGACGAGATCCAGGCCGAGATAGACCGGCGCTGGCACGAGCTCCTGGTGAAGTGCGGCGAAGGGGCCTAG